GAAAGTATTGCATCTTGTATTTTGGATATTTCTAATAGACCGTTTATATCTTTTCAAGCGAAATTTCAATATCAAAAAATTGGAGATTTAAGTACAAATATGATTTTTCATTTTTTTTATTCATTAGTTTATGCAATGAAAATTACTTTACATTTAAAATCTAAAGGGAAAAACGATCATCATTGTGCTGAAAGTTTGTTTAAAGTATTTGGTAAATCTTTAGGGCAAGCAATACTAAGAAATGGAACATCGTGCGTTCCTAGTTCAAAAGGAACTTTACAATGAATATTGTAATTGTAAATACTGGTTTTTCGAATTTATCATCTATTTATTGGTCTATTAAAAGAATTGGATATGATCCTATTATTAGTTGTGAGAGAAAAATCGTTAAAAAGTCAGATAGATTAATCTTACCTGGTTTAGGAACTCCAGATTTTGTTATGAATAGTTTAGAAAAAAATAAATTGGTAAATGTTATTCAAGAGTATAAAAAACCTGTTTTAGGAATTTGTTTGGGAATGCAATTATTTTTTAAATTTAGTGAAGAAAGTAAAGATATTTCTATGTTAAATATTTTTGGTAGAGATTGTATTTATAAATTACAAACTTGTAATTTAGTTTTACCTCATATGGGATGGAATAAGGTTTATTTTCAACAAAAAAATCCTTTATTTAAAAATATTTCCAGCGGAGAATGGTTTTATTTTATCCATAGTTATTTTGCAAAAATTAGCGCAATTACGATTTCTAAAACATTTTATGGAAGTTTTTTTAGTTCAGCTGTACAATATAATAATTTTTTTGGAGTGCAATTTCATCCTGAAAAATCAGGATTTTCAGGAATGCTTTTATTAAAAAATTTTTTAGAGATTAAAATATGATGATAATTCCATCTTTAGATTTTAGAAAAGGGAAAATTGTTCGTTTATATAAAGGAAATTATTTAGAAAAAACAGATTATCAAGAGAGCTACGCGCATTATATAGAAAATTGTATAAAAAATGATATAAAAATGAT
Above is a window of Buchnera aphidicola (Sipha maydis) DNA encoding:
- the hisH gene encoding imidazole glycerol phosphate synthase subunit HisH gives rise to the protein MNIVIVNTGFSNLSSIYWSIKRIGYDPIISCERKIVKKSDRLILPGLGTPDFVMNSLEKNKLVNVIQEYKKPVLGICLGMQLFFKFSEESKDISMLNIFGRDCIYKLQTCNLVLPHMGWNKVYFQQKNPLFKNISSGEWFYFIHSYFAKISAITISKTFYGSFFSSAVQYNNFFGVQFHPEKSGFSGMLLLKNFLEIKI